Within Vicia villosa cultivar HV-30 ecotype Madison, WI linkage group LG1, Vvil1.0, whole genome shotgun sequence, the genomic segment AAGAAATGCTAAAGAATATGATGAATTACTAAGAAAAATCAAACAAAGTTTTGATAGCCTTTTATGCAATTCACAAAATGAGGACAGgtggaaaaataattaaaatgtgcAAGTAATCAAACCTTGCAGCTGTTCAAATAGAAATTAGTGTAAAGGAAACTTTTTTGTGTAAAAGAACTCGAACATACCATTCGATGTCCCGAGCGCGGACCAGGACACCCTTTTAAATTAAGTTGTTCCCACTGATTAGTTTTCAGGTCCAACATCCAAAAATCCTacacaaatcaaaattcaaaagcagcATCTCCAAACAGTCAAAAATCAGTAAAACAAATCATATTTTCCTTAACCACAAACAGAAGCAAGGCAATGCAGCTTTAACCTTGTAGTGATGGAACCTCTCTTGATTTGGAGATGTAAATTCACCACCTAAAAGCACATTCAAAAAAGATAACTTGACACATAAGTTTTCAGGTGTGATCCACAAATCCACACAAATATCAAAGAAAAAGTCAAACCAAATTACcaaaaatataaacataattcTTCCAAGCAACAGCCTGATGAGCACTGCGCGGAGGTGGACTATTAGGACTCGAAATCAGTTTCCATTCCAGTTTCTCAACATCATAACGGTAAAGATCACCATACACGAAAGTCTGCATAGATTTGAATAAATCGTGATGGTAAGTTGCAGCTACTTAGACCATGTTCGGATAAACAACTTATACTTATTTTGCAGCTCATAGCACAAGTAGTCACTTGCAAATAAAAATTTTCCATAACACAAGATAAAATCAAGTCAAACTGTTTTCATACAATTTATAAGATTTTTCATTAGCTATCTTGAAACCttacttaattaagttgaaaCCAGCTTATAAACATATCATAATTGTTTTCGTAAATTCTCTCAAATAGTGTCACATGTGCTTTTGTGAGAGAGGTTGCCTtcacatatttatacacccaaTAACCCGGGagcctaagcaatgtgggacttcaacAAAACTTCAACAacacaaataccaacttcaacaaactcaaagaaGTCAATTCAAACAGCTACTTAAGACCTGTTTGAATAAACAACTTATTTACAATTTATAGTACAAGTGCttaacaaaatattaataaacacTTATGAATAAGCTCGCATAAACTGCttttataacaaaagataaagtacattcaaattgtttttatatatgtTATAAGTTCTTTTCACTAGCTATCTTgaagaatttataaaaataaattcaaaaatatataaaaataaaaataaagtcatAAGTTGTTTTGATAGTCTCCCAAAAACTTCAACAacacaaataccaacttcaacaaactcaaagaaGTCAATTCAAACAACTACTTAAGACCTGTTTGAATAAACAACTTATTTACAATTTATAGTACAAGTGCTTAACAAAATAAACACTTATGAATAAGCTCGCATAAACTGCttttataacaaaagataaagtatattcaaattgttttatatatattatgaGTTCTTTTCACTAGCTATCTTgaagaatttataaaaataaattcaaaaatatatataaaaaaaaaagtcataaGTTGTTTTGATAGTCTCCCAAAAAATTTCACAAAACTTATGGCAGTTGATAAGCTCAAATAAGCCATCTACATAAGCCTTAATCAAAATCAGAAATCTTAAcagaatttataaaaataaatccaaaaatatatctaaaaaagttataagttgttttgataAATTCTCTCAATCAGTTTCACAAAACTTATGGCATTATATATAAGTTCAAATAAGTCAATCTACAGAGGCCTTAATCAAAATCAGAATGTCCgaattcaacaaaataacaacCCTAACCTTGTTCCCGTTGTAGAATTCACCTCCATAGAGAATCAACTCCGTCTCTTTCAACGGATTAACAGTGAGCTGCACAACCAATCAAGCAAGTAAATCAGcatataacaaacaaccaaattcAAAATGCAAACTGAACAATAAGAAACTGAGCTAACAGCGCGTGTGCCGTTATTTACCGAGCAATTAGAGCGAGGAGAAGGCGCTGGAACGTTGTCTTCGACGTgaacttccttctttttagcTTCCTCTTTTTGAATATTCAACTGATTCAATGAGTGTGAAGTGAACGTTATTTAGGTTATTCATTGATCGGAGAGAGAAGAATGAGGTAGTTATGTTACCAGAATGGCGTCGATGTCGTCTTCGGGGGAGAGCTTTTTTTCCTCCCGGCGAGCTCGCTTCACGTCGGCTTTTGCGGTTTTTTTCTCTGTTTTCTCTTTGCCTTTGCcaggtttctttgttttcttccccattttcttcttcttctgcttctcCTTTGTTTCCTTTCTTTTACTCGCCGCTGTAAGTCTAAACCCCTGTTCCTGTCGCTGCCGCTATAAACCAAACGTAGAAATGATCCTTGTGCTTGCTTTCACCCTGCGACGTCGTTTTGGTACAGTGAGTATAAATAAGCGCAAAACATTttgtaaatttcttttttttttttttggttacaaaAACATTTTGTAAATTTATCTCCAAAACAATATACTATCTACCGATCTAGTATCTATGACAAATGAATCTGCTATCTACTACTACATACTAACTACTTAAATACTTGTCCGGCCGTAtagataaatttattttatacgaTATATGAACTGTATTTAGACAGACTTGGatcatctccttcaattttttctcattccctctccatcctctctatctctctcttaatctcactctcactcatcattaaaaaacaaaatataataaagagagagaatgaaattaagagagagatagagatgatggagaaggaaggagaggatccaaagtgGTATTTAGACATATtcatcataatttaaaattaactattaattttaaaataaataataatcatataaattcaattgtattataaatcatcaaaataattattgTTTAAACTAATATTATGTATTGTATCGATAGTGatctattaaataataaatttatttaatacaatataaaacttatttatataaggtttttaattataaaataaaaaataattatcattcAAAAGGGGCCTAGCACCCTCCCTTTGACCGTGGGGTATGAATCTGACGACGGAGGAAGATGGAGGGAAGGAAGGGTCTGCGAGGGAGTGGAAATCGAAGAGGTTCAAAGAAGGAAATCAATCTTTCGAGCCAGGTTCATCTTTACCACTGAGGTATGATGAGATGGTTTTGGAGCATATTGTCGATGGAGGTCTTGGAGATTCGGAGTTACAGGCTAGTGACAGGAAGGGCGAGTCTGATCCAGTTATTCTTTCTGATCAGGATGCTGGAGGTATGAAAGGAGTGAAGACTTATAGAGATATCGTGTTAGGGGCAGAGAATGTGGCTATGCTAGAGGAAGAGAaagaagatgaggaagaagaaggtATTGATGAAGGAAGTGAAGGTGGAGTAATAGTGGAGGAATGTCAGATTGGAGGATATGATTGTCCAGCCTTCATCTTgtcaaaatatgaagaaaaaagaatCCAACGCCCTTGGAGGAGGGGAGTTATCGTCAAGCTTCTTGGAAGGAAAATAGGATATAAAGCTTTGGAAGCAAGACTCAGACAGATGTGGGTTAGAAGAGGGGTGATAAGTATCGTGGATTTGGGAAATGACTACTATTTGGTAGCCTTCTCACATGATGATGATAAAAATGCTGCTTTGTCGGATGGGCCTTGGTTCATATACGGTCACTATTTAACTGTTAAGGAGTGGTGTCCAAATTTCTAAAGTGAGAGTGATACCATTGAAAGGGTTACAGTCTGGTTGAGAATTGCTGGTCTGCCAATAGAGTATTGTGATACTATTATACTTACTACTATTGGGAATAGGATTGGAAAAACTGTTAAAGTGGATAAAACTACATCCCAAGTTGAGAGAGGCAAGTATGCAAGGATATGCGTGGAAGTAGATCTTTCGAAACCCTTACTTGCCATGTTTACGATTAAAAAGAAGATGTACAAGATTGAGTATGAAGGCTTACACCTATTATGTCTGGTTTGTGGTAGATTTGGACACTATAAGGAGGGCTGCTCAGAGAATAAACGTGTGAATAATGATTGTAGTGAGAAATGTGGCAATAGTAGTGAAGTAGCACATAGAGATGGAGCTTTGATCCAAGGAGGTATGGGTGAGGGACCTTGGAAGGTGGTACAGAAACAGCGAAGAGGGAAGAAATTGATGGGGGAGAAGAAAAATAGTTCGCCGGCGATCATCAATGGGAGAAGCGGAATCTCGGGATCGCGTTTTACTTTGCTGAGTCAGGAAAACCCTGAAGTTAATGCGATCAATCTCAAAGGAGACACTATGGCCTGTGAAAGGGAAGTTACTAATGGTATTAATGTCGATTTGGTGGAAAATAGATATAATGCCAAGACATTTACAGAAAGTGTTTTATTAGGGTCAGTGATTGTAGGAAGCAACAATAAAGGAGGAAAGAGAAAGGATGATAGTAATGAGGAGTCTATAATTATGCATGCTATGATGACGTGCACGTAAAGAATAGAAATAGTGGTGATAACAAGGGTATTCATGGAAAAGGAAAAATGTTGGGGGACAAGGAGAGAGGTAAGAAGGTCTATAATCTGGCGACACGTGGAAAAGTCTCATTCAAAGGGAAGAATAATGGAGGAAGGAAAGGTGGGGAGAATACTAAAGCAGACAAAGCGAAATTCCAAAAATCCAATGTAGTTGAGCAAGATGGTATGAATACGGCATTGATTCCGCAAATTGTGATAACCAATACCGAGGATAATACTTTGGGTACGATACTGGGACAAACTATGATTAATGCTGGCCTTGAACACTTAGGTAACGAAGTTAGCCTTGGGGGTGGTAGCAGTACGAGTAGACCCCCGGATAAGGGTAATTACATTAAGATTAGAGTCTCCGGCAGTGGTAGCGAAGAGATAAGGAGTACTAATTTGCATGTTGACGTGGATAACACAAACATGCAAGCTGGAAGTGAAGAGATAGAAGAGGAAATAGTCGTTGAAACTCTGGAAGTGAATATGGGTTAGCTTGGTGGGGTGacctttttaattaaaacaagttttaatgatgaataagaataaaattatgtTGTGGAATTACCGAGGAGCTTCCAATAAAGAATTCTTTAGAAATTGTAAGCAATATGTAGATGGTAATAAACCCTCTATGGTGGTGGTGATGGAAACTAGATGTAATCCGATTAAGCTTGTCAATGCTTTTATTAAAATGGGCTTTGATAAACAGTTGGTGGAATAAAATAATGGTTATGCTGGTGGTATAATCGTTGCTTGGGACAGTAGCCATATGACAGTAGAATTATTGAGTAAGAAAAGCCAATATATTCATACTAGAGTCAAGTATCATAAAGGGAGTGCATGGCTTTTTTCTGCAGTGTATGCAAGCCCTAATGAAGACCTCAAAAAATCTCTTTGGGATGATATGAAAGTTATCGCAGATAGTAAAAATCTTTCGTGGCTTGTTGCGGGTGATCTCAATGATATTGCAAAAGTAGAGGATAAAAAAGGTGGGGCACCGGTTTCACTCAGGAAATTAAATCTTTTCAACGATAGGGTTGAAGCTTGTAATCTTATGGAGCTAGGTTCTTATGGTCCAAAGTATACGTGGAGAGGGCCTATTTTTCATGGGGGTCAACGCATATACGAGAAGTTGGATAGAGCTCTGTGTAGTGATGCTTGGAGGCTGGAGTTTCCTGATGCGAATTTCAAAGTGCTGGCTAGGGTggattattcagatcatcatccgATTCTGATCATTCCTTTCAGTGTTTATCAGCATAAAGTGAAGAGGCAGTTCAAGTTTGAAAATGCTTGGAACCTGGTGGACTCTTACCAAGATATGATTAATAAGGTGTGGAGGGAAGATAAAGCTTTTGAGGAGTGTTTGAAGGATACCAGAGACAATCTGGAAAATTGGAAAGAGCATTCCTTTGATAATGTTAAATTGCGCAAGAAGGAAATAATGGCTAGGTTAAAAGGTGTTCATTGTAGACTCCAACGAAGGGATAATGTGAAGGCTTTGCGAAAGCTGGAGGTAAAACTTCAAGAGGAGCTTAGAGATATCCTTGCGAAAGAGGAGTTGATGTGGTTTCAGCGGTCTCGTACAAGGTGGTTGGCAGACGGGGACAGAAATACAAAGTATTATCATATGAAAAAGGTTAATTGGAGGAGAAAGAATAAGATTTCTATGTTAAAGGATGATCAAGGCAACTGGGTTGAGGACGAATCTGACCTTAAGGAGCttgttaataatttttataagagTTTGTTTGAGATAAACTACTGCTGGAAGGATTGGttactgatccgctgtcgcgcgcggataaaAAACGAGTTGTTTGAAtaactgtagtaacgacggtaatggtaactcgaatatcgtctcacaaggattcttgaattTACTAACCGAAATCGAAATTGGGGGGGGGGGTGGTTTAAGGTTTGATTTAACAAAAAGagcaaataagtgattaaaataagtgattataaaataagctaaaaTGGCAATTTGCTGATTCAgttcctatctatcattgattagtgtaattccaacctcctaagtggattatctattcctattcgatcataatatccattgacaagcgcaattgatagtataagttgtatgttcctattatccaaattaagcaaacgggattaagtttcatgaattaagcaaacatgaattaaacggacacgataatgaattaagcaaacgataacgtgactataggtaggatcatacaaccaatcgaattaaaacaatatagtctatgcaaatcgaattaagcaaacaagagacatagattaatattgaaaggaatagaactgaattataattataataacctcaaggtcggaacctgaatacaccaaattgtctcaaaggaattagttctccatggaaTTCCTACAAGCTTGACTCATAATTTCTTGAATAATAAAAACGTAACTATGAACATTAgcggccagacctaggtaaatgggagaaacaataattcgggtcataacccaactgggtcaaacaaacataacccaggctcaaaactaacgatccaaaactaaataaaactaaggctgcagcttcaaacgaaattctagaaaatatgcgctccgaatttgactttgactccaacacgaaagttgtagctctttctcttagctttccggcaatTATTAGAACGTctcaatcggattcccggagctccacttatgatcattttagtgcagactactaatgctgaaaataaagtgcgaaaatcaaattaaaccaaaaataaactaaattagaaaaacattataaaacataaaagtaaagaaagaaaatcaaataaatgcttaagaacaaacataggagaatgtgcattaaaatgcactgatcaaattcccccacacttgaacttttgcactccgaacaaaa encodes:
- the LOC131647604 gene encoding uncharacterized protein LOC131647604, whose product is MTVELLSKKSQYIHTRVKYHKGSAWLFSAVYASPNEDLKKSLWDDMKVIADSKNLSWLVAGDLNDIAKVEDKKGGAPVSLRKLNLFNDRVEACNLMELGSYGPKYTWRGPIFHGGQRIYEKLDRALCSDAWRLEFPDANFKVLARVDYSDHHPILIIPFSVYQHKVKRQFKFENAWNLVDSYQDMINKVWREDKAFEECLKDTRDNLENWKEHSFDNVKLRKKEIMARLKGVHCRLQRRDNVKALRKLEVKLQEELRDILAKEELMWFQRSRTRWLADGDRNTKYYHMKKVNWRRKNKISMLKDDQGNWVEDESDLKELVNNFYKSLFEINYCWKDWLLIRCRARIKNELFE